The window CGCACATCTACGGCGCCTCGGCCGGGGCGCTCACGGCCACGACGTTGGTCACCGGGGCCTGCCTGGGTAAgagggccggggcgggggggctGGGCAGATGCCCCTCGCGAGGGTGGAGCGGCCCCTTCCGTCAccatggggaggtgggagggggtctcTACCCGGGACCCGGGCCGAGGATCCAATTCCCGGCGCCAGCCAGGGGCGGGGCCTGCCTTGTTTTGCTCCGAGGGTGCCCGGGGATTGGAGTAGGACCCGGTGTGCCTCTGGGCCCGGTGCTGCCGCCTAGGGCCCGCCTGTCGGGCGCAAAGGTTGGGGGGCGGGCAGGTGCAGAGGAGTTATTTCATTGGAAAGAGAAAGTAGTTCGTGGGCGGGACCTTGAGAGACGGGGTGGGGTCTAGGCTGTCCGCCTGCCCAGGGCGCGTAAGACCGGGTGCCAGCGGTCACTGTGTCCTGGGGCTTCGGCATTCCAGACTGCCATGGCCCCGGGGCCAGGTATGGAGTTGGCCTCTGAGAGAGCGTCTGGTCACTGTGGCCTGGTGCCTCCCGAGGACTCCTGGAGGAGGACCCAGCAGGTCAGGCCTGGGCCTGGCCAACACAAGCTCTCCCCGGCTCTCTCGCTCCTGGCGCACCGCCCACTTGTGGGTCTGGGTCCGCGGCTGCGGCCAGACGTTTTTGCCCCCTCCATGGGGCCAGAGGCGCGTGGAGACTCTGAAGTCCCGGCGTCGGCTTCCTCCACCCGCACTCCTCCGGTGGCCCTTGCCAGCGATGTTTACGGCACACGGAATTCTCCTGGAGGCAGCCAAAGTGACAGAGGGGTCATTAGCTTCTGGAATGCCCCGCCCAGCAGGAGCCTGTCCAGGGttctcccctgccccctgccgGTGACTTTAGCCCTGAGAGGTTGGGGTGGGAGGAGCAGACGGGAATTCACCCTGCGGCCAGGCCCTTTCCCCTCCAGGCGGCCTCCGCCCAGTGCTCCTCAGACCCCCTTTTGGTCTCAGGACACCCCTAGGTCCGTGGTACCTTGTTGAGGACATGGCCCGCATGGCGCCTCCCCCCAACACATGCTCCCAAGAAAGCTTTCTCACAAGCGCCAGTGGTCTTGGGCAGCTGGAGCCTGTACCCTGCCTCATCCCTGACCCCAGTGGCGATCCCAGTGCCTCTGGGGCCTTCCTGTCCCGGCTACTCCTGGGCCCCTCGCACTCCGGTTTTGTCCCCAGTCGTGCCCATGGCCCCCAGAGCCATGTTGAGGGGCTGCAATGGGATGCAAGCTGGTGTCATGCCCCCGGGTGGCATTAGGGTCTGTGGATCTGGATCTGGCCAAGTGGGTGAAGGCTGAGGCTGCTCAGAGTTGAGCCTGTGGCTTCTACCcttcctgggggcgggggctgggtgcCAGGCCACGCCAGGCTCTGTGATTCATGGATCAGGGAGAGCATTGGGAAATACTGGGCAGAGGGCAGGCCATGGCCTCAGCTATCTGCCCTCCCAGGAGCCTCTCTCTTCCCAGGAACAGGTGGCAAAAGTCCCAGTTGTGGGCCAGGCCCCATGGTGGACATAGAGACTCCTCCAGGGTGGATAGGGCTGGCTTGAGTCTGTGCCATGGTCCCTGGGCATGGAGCCCTGGGGAATGTGCGAAGCCCAGGAGTGCTGGCCTGACTCTTGGCCCTGCTGCTCCAGGTGAAGCTGGCGCCAACATCATCGAGGTGTCCAAGGAGGCCCGGAAGCGCTTCTTGGGCCCACTGCACCCTTCCTTCAACATGGTGAAGACCATCCGGGGCTGCCTGCTGAAGATTCTGCCTGCTGGTTGTTATGAGCGTGCCAGCGGCCGCCTAGGCATCTCTCTGACCCGTGTCTCTGATGGCGAGAACGTCATTATAACCCACTTCAACTCCAAAGAGGAGCTTATCCAGGTGGGCCCCACGGGCCATACCGGGGTGCGGTAGGAACCCCGAGACCCCTGCTCACTGCCCCCTCTGTCCCTACCCCCAGGCCAATGTCTGCAGCACCTTCATCCCCGTATACTGCGGCCTCATCCCCCCTTCCCTCCAGGGGGTGGTGAGTATCCCCTGGGCGCCCTGCCCGGGTGACAAGTCGGCTCCTGTGTGGGCGGTGGGATGagcgcccccagccccgccctccGGCCGGCCTGTCACCTCACTTCCCCAGAGTGCGGGGAGGAGTGCCATCTGTGCCCCCCCGACTGTGGCCTCACTTCCCGTTACTCAAGAGCTGGCGAGCCAGCGCGGATGAACGTTTCCGGTGGTGTTCTCCCCAACCCCGCCGTCTGGCCATCTGTTCAGTGGCCAGTGCCCAGTGGGTGAAAGGCCCAGATGAAATGGCCCCGGGGGAGGGCCATCAGCGCCCCCTGCTGGGCCCTCCCTGTGTGACCCGGTGTCCCTGCCACAGCGCTACGTGGATGGCGGCATCTCAGACAACCTGCCGCTCTATGAGCTCAAGAACACCATCACGGTGTCCCCCTTCTCGGGCGAGAGTGACATCTGCCCGCAGGACAGCTCCACCAATATCCACGAGCTCCGAGTCACCAACACCAGCATCCAGTTCAACCTGCGCAACCTCTACCGCCTCTCCAAGGCCCTGTTCCCGCCCGAGCCCCTGGTGAGGCCACCCTCGCCGCTGGCACGGGGGACACCTGCCCGGGGGCCTCTCCTGGCGATAGCCTGCAACTTGCCCAGCCTCTGTCCAACCTGGATCTGGTCCTGGATTCAAGTTCGCttagggtggggttgggggatggtGCAGAGACCCCGTGGACCCCAGGGGGGCAGAACAGGGTGTGTATGGCCCCCTGCCCCAGTTTATGCCTCCCCTGCCTCAGGTGCTTCGAGAGATGTGCAAACAGGGCTACAGGGATGGCCTCCGCTTCCTGCGGCGGAACGGTGCGCGGGCTGCCCAGGGCTGGGTGGGCTCTGCTTGGCCGTCCCCTgtgggccagccggccgcagcccCGCTGATGGCCTGTCACGTCCTccccacccaggtctcctgaaccgGCCCAACCCCTTGCTGGCACTGCCCCCCAGCCAGCCCTCTGCCCCCGAGGATGCAGATGCAGAGGAGGGGGCAGTGGCCATGGAGAGGACTGGAGGGAAGGACCACCTGCCTCCGCCCAGGGAGGATCACATCCTGGAGCACCTGCCCTCAAGGCTCAATGCGGGTGCGTGGGGGAAGGGGGTCTGAGTGGAGGGGCGGAGGGGTCCTGGTCTCTGCCTCCCCTGCCGACCTGCCACCAACCGCCCTCCTGTACCCACAGCCCTGCTGGAGGCCTGCATGGAGCCCACGGACCTGCTGACCACACTCTCCAACATGCTGCCCGTGCGTCTGGCCATGGCCATGATGGTGCCCTACACTCTGCCCCTGGAGAGTGCGGTGTCCTTCACCATCCGGTGAGCAGCAGGGGCAGGCCCCCGGGACGGACTTGGGAGTCATTCCTGGGTGGTGGGCACAAAGAcacaaggagagaaagagacagctGGTTTAAGATGCTGCAGAGATGCCATGTCGGGCCCCAGAGCCAGGGCACAGACCGGGCCGGCCCGCCGCGGTCCCTGAGGCCATGCCTTGCACCCTGCCGCAGCTTGCTCGAGTGGCTGCCTGACGTCCCTGAGGACATCCAGTGGATGAAGGAGCAGACGGGCAGCATCTGCCAGTACCTGATGATGCGCGCCAAGAGGAAGCTGGGCAACCACCTGCCCTCCAGGTGAGCCCCTCGCCGCCGTGCCCACCCCGGCCCGCAGCCTCCCAGGCGACCCACGCAAGCCCaccctccctccatcctgctCTCCCGCAGGCTGTCAGGGCAGGTGGTGCTGCGCCGCGCCCGCTCGTTGCCCTCCGTGCCGCTGTCCTGCGCCGCCTACAGCGAGGTGCTGCCCAGCTGGATGCGCAACAGCCTGTCGCTGGGGGATGTGCTGGCCAAGTGGGAGGATTGCCAGCGGCAACTGCTGCTCGGGCTCTTCTGCACCAACGTGGCCTTCCCGCCGGACGCCCTGCGCATGCGCGCCCCTGCCGGCCCGGCCCCGGGGCCCCCGCAGCACCCGCCCAGCTCGCCCCCTTGCTGAGGGCCCAGGGCCCTGGCCTTCCGGCCCCGGTGCTGAGGGCTGTTCCCCCCGCGCCCCCCAGCGTCCCTGCCCCATGAGGCGGGGCCCCAGGGCCAGCTGAGCTCCCCTCCACAGCCCCTCTCTACCACCCTTGCAGACTGAGGAGCTGGGGGCCCTCACGCTGCCCAAGGGGGCTTTGCGGTCCACCAGCCGCTCATTCGTTGCACAGAGGAGGGCCGGGTAGCCCTCCCAGCGTGGCCACAGGGACCCCCTGCCTGTGCCTTAACCTCCCCTTCGGGGCCCCGCCCTGGTACCGGGCCAGTACGCTGGGGCCTCGCCCCTGCGGCCCCTGCCCGGCGCCCCCGCCTGTGAGCGCGGTATTACTCCTGAGAACTTCGCACCTGCTCTGCCGGCTTCATTTTTTCATGTTTCTGATGAATGTgtgtgaattatttatttttgccaaagCAGATGTAATAAATGCCacagcccagccctgcctccttcaCTTGTGTGCGGCTGCCCGTCCCGCCAATGTCGTGTCTCTGCAGCTTCAGGCCAGGAATTC is drawn from Bubalus kerabau isolate K-KA32 ecotype Philippines breed swamp buffalo chromosome 5, PCC_UOA_SB_1v2, whole genome shotgun sequence and contains these coding sequences:
- the PNPLA2 gene encoding patatin-like phospholipase domain-containing protein 2: MFPKETTWNISFAGCGFLGVYHIGVASCLREHAPFLVANATHIYGASAGALTATTLVTGACLGEAGANIIEVSKEARKRFLGPLHPSFNMVKTIRGCLLKILPAGCYERASGRLGISLTRVSDGENVIITHFNSKEELIQANVCSTFIPVYCGLIPPSLQGVRYVDGGISDNLPLYELKNTITVSPFSGESDICPQDSSTNIHELRVTNTSIQFNLRNLYRLSKALFPPEPLVLREMCKQGYRDGLRFLRRNGLLNRPNPLLALPPSQPSAPEDADAEEGAVAMERTGGKDHLPPPREDHILEHLPSRLNAALLEACMEPTDLLTTLSNMLPVRLAMAMMVPYTLPLESAVSFTIRLLEWLPDVPEDIQWMKEQTGSICQYLMMRAKRKLGNHLPSRLSGQVVLRRARSLPSVPLSCAAYSEVLPSWMRNSLSLGDVLAKWEDCQRQLLLGLFCTNVAFPPDALRMRAPAGPAPGPPQHPPSSPPC